A region from the Desulfoglaeba alkanexedens ALDC genome encodes:
- a CDS encoding Lrp/AsnC family transcriptional regulator: protein MDNENRLIMDRLQRSFPIDPEPYRRLGERLGLEEGEVIGRIEELKKQQRVRQISAIFNTGALGYQSSLVAMAVPEDCLDAAVRAVNAYPGVSHNYLRPASYNLWFTVAVPPGRSLETVVETLSIRAGGWPTLILPALRKYKLAVVLDLLDEDAVDGAPGAFTLPRLETGAPFQPSSTNIRVARCLQEDLPLVSRPFKVWAEELGMPETELMKLIVHWTNTGWIRRFAAVLNHREVGFAANGMVVWRCPEERIDGLGNILAAHSEVSHCYHRPARPEWPYNLYAMIHGRTEDECRAAAERLSEAIAIRDHRILFSTREFKKIRLKLFWEDPADEEGSRD, encoded by the coding sequence TTGGACAACGAAAACCGATTGATCATGGATCGACTGCAGCGCTCTTTTCCCATCGACCCGGAGCCTTATCGCCGCTTGGGCGAAAGGCTGGGGTTGGAGGAAGGCGAAGTCATCGGCCGCATCGAGGAATTGAAAAAGCAGCAGCGAGTCCGCCAGATCAGCGCCATTTTCAACACAGGGGCCTTGGGCTATCAAAGCAGCCTGGTTGCCATGGCGGTTCCGGAAGATTGCCTGGACGCGGCGGTCCGAGCGGTGAACGCGTATCCCGGGGTGAGTCATAATTACCTGCGGCCGGCTTCGTACAACCTGTGGTTCACGGTGGCGGTTCCGCCCGGAAGATCGCTGGAGACCGTGGTCGAAACCCTATCGATCCGAGCCGGCGGCTGGCCGACGCTCATCCTTCCGGCTCTCAGAAAATACAAGCTCGCCGTGGTGCTGGACCTGCTCGACGAAGACGCCGTCGATGGCGCCCCTGGAGCCTTCACGCTCCCCAGGCTGGAAACCGGCGCCCCCTTTCAGCCTTCCAGTACCAACATCCGCGTGGCGCGGTGCCTCCAGGAAGACTTGCCCTTGGTCTCAAGGCCCTTCAAGGTATGGGCCGAAGAACTGGGCATGCCGGAAACGGAATTGATGAAGCTCATTGTCCATTGGACCAATACGGGTTGGATCCGCCGTTTCGCAGCGGTGCTCAATCACAGAGAAGTGGGTTTCGCCGCCAACGGGATGGTGGTCTGGCGTTGTCCGGAAGAACGTATCGACGGGTTGGGGAACATTCTGGCGGCCCATTCGGAGGTGAGTCACTGCTACCATCGGCCCGCCAGGCCGGAATGGCCGTACAACCTCTACGCCATGATCCACGGCCGAACGGAAGATGAATGCCGCGCGGCGGCGGAACGCCTCTCGGAGGCGATCGCCATACGTGACCATCGGATCCTTTTCAGCACCCGGGAATTCAAAAAGATCCGGCTGAAACTCTTCTGGGAAGACCCGGCGGATGAGGAAGGGAGTCGCGATTGA
- the glgA gene encoding glycogen synthase GlgA → MALKVLFCSPEVAPYAKTGGLADVAGALPEALAAQGCDVRIFMPYHRSARDRVLNPRPVAEWTSIPIGLHDFHVHFWETRTKAGVSLSLLEKEEFFDRPHLYGHPVRGDYEDNVERFLAFCRAVHPLCVHTGWYPDVLHLNDWQSALTAAYLHFFWRHDPYWFRTRSVLTIHNLGYQGLFPDRFFSLTQLPGDAFTMEGMEFWGQMNFLKAGIQYSHRITTVSPQYSLEIQEPENGFGLDGVLRHRSGRLTGILNGIDTTIWNPETDPHLPANYSAENPSGKRRCKEALAKECGFSEDRLAHPLFGMISRLTPQKGFDLLKDCFDDLLSLPLNLVILGTGDASIEEWLKEKAERYSDRFHLRLAFDEGLAHRIEAGADCFLMPSRYEPCGLNQMYSLRYGTVPIVHAVGGLVDSVIDVLRFPQTGTGFKFYRYTPDAFLTVVRSALELMQDDTAWPRLLKQAMLQDFSWSRSARAYLEVYESALAESR, encoded by the coding sequence ATGGCGCTCAAGGTACTTTTCTGTTCCCCCGAAGTGGCCCCCTACGCCAAGACGGGCGGACTGGCCGACGTCGCCGGGGCGTTGCCGGAGGCCCTGGCCGCGCAGGGCTGCGACGTCCGCATCTTCATGCCATATCACCGATCCGCCCGGGACCGGGTCCTGAATCCGCGGCCGGTGGCGGAGTGGACCTCCATTCCCATCGGTCTCCACGACTTCCACGTGCACTTCTGGGAAACCCGCACCAAGGCCGGGGTTTCCTTGTCTCTCCTGGAAAAGGAAGAATTTTTCGACCGCCCGCATCTCTACGGCCACCCGGTTCGCGGTGATTATGAAGACAACGTGGAACGGTTCCTCGCCTTCTGCCGGGCCGTCCACCCCCTCTGCGTTCACACGGGCTGGTATCCAGACGTTCTGCACCTGAACGACTGGCAGAGCGCGCTCACCGCCGCCTATCTTCATTTCTTCTGGCGCCACGATCCCTACTGGTTCCGAACGCGGAGCGTTCTCACCATCCACAATCTGGGCTACCAAGGGCTGTTTCCGGACCGTTTCTTCAGCCTGACGCAGCTTCCCGGCGACGCTTTTACCATGGAAGGCATGGAGTTCTGGGGGCAGATGAACTTTCTCAAAGCCGGCATCCAATACAGCCACCGGATCACCACGGTGAGCCCTCAATACAGCCTGGAAATCCAGGAACCGGAAAACGGCTTCGGCCTGGACGGGGTCCTTCGGCACCGAAGCGGCCGGCTTACCGGCATCCTGAACGGCATCGATACGACTATCTGGAATCCGGAAACCGATCCCCACCTTCCGGCGAATTACTCCGCAGAAAACCCCTCGGGAAAACGTCGCTGCAAGGAAGCCCTGGCCAAGGAATGCGGTTTCTCAGAAGATCGCCTCGCCCACCCCCTGTTCGGCATGATCAGCCGCCTTACACCGCAGAAAGGGTTCGATCTCCTGAAAGATTGCTTCGACGACCTTCTGTCCCTTCCCTTGAACCTGGTGATCCTCGGGACCGGGGACGCCTCCATCGAGGAATGGCTCAAGGAAAAGGCCGAACGCTATTCGGACCGCTTCCACCTGCGCCTCGCCTTCGACGAAGGCCTAGCCCACCGCATTGAAGCCGGCGCCGACTGCTTCCTCATGCCTTCCCGTTACGAACCTTGCGGCCTCAACCAGATGTACAGCCTCCGCTACGGAACCGTCCCCATCGTCCACGCCGTAGGCGGCCTGGTCGATTCCGTTATCGATGTTCTGCGTTTTCCTCAAACGGGGACCGGGTTCAAGTTCTACCGTTACACGCCCGACGCGTTCCTGACCGTCGTTCGGTCGGCACTCGAACTGATGCAAGACGACACGGCATGGCCGAGGCTCCTGAAGCAAGCCATGCTGCAAGACTTCTCGTGGTCGCGGAGTGCTAGAGCTTACCTGGAGGTCTACGAAAGCGCTCTGGCGGAAAGCCGGTGA
- the mgtE gene encoding magnesium transporter, which yields MVENAGVEFLRDMVRSGGRDELVEALKALHPADAAEVLATLRPEEIARFIEILGPETALPIFEFVPFEVQKETLEYLPRNVLVQLISNMRPDERADLVEEMDEVTKDRLLALLIQAERQNLLKLLTYPEDSAGAYMTTDYALLRPETRVRSALDQLRLQAPKKETIYYAYVVDDARRLVGIVSLRDLIMARPENLVGDIMHTNVIAVRVDMDIEEVAKEMVRYDFLAMPVVDGDNRLVGIITYDDIFDVMTEEATEDMYFLANLDTDEKVSSPLRRSVVLRVPWLMVNLATALVVSYTVHVFSDTIQQFVVLASLMPIVAMLGGNAGNQSLTVVVRALALGEMQLKGNWRIVLKEAGVGFCNGLAVGLVMGGIAYLWHRNLWLATIICMAMTINLVVAGLFGAMVPITLRKLNLDPALGSSIFVTTATDVGGFCAFLGLASLFIHQLLSP from the coding sequence ATGGTTGAAAACGCCGGCGTGGAATTCCTCCGGGATATGGTCCGGAGCGGCGGCCGCGACGAATTGGTGGAAGCCTTGAAGGCTCTGCACCCTGCGGACGCAGCCGAAGTGCTGGCGACGCTCCGGCCGGAGGAAATCGCCCGTTTCATCGAGATCCTTGGACCCGAAACCGCGCTCCCCATTTTCGAGTTCGTGCCGTTCGAGGTACAGAAAGAGACGCTGGAGTATCTGCCGCGGAACGTGTTGGTTCAGTTGATTTCGAACATGAGGCCCGACGAACGGGCGGACCTGGTGGAGGAGATGGACGAGGTCACCAAGGACCGCCTGCTGGCCCTCCTCATCCAGGCTGAACGGCAGAATCTCCTGAAGCTGCTCACCTATCCGGAAGACAGTGCCGGCGCGTACATGACCACCGACTACGCACTGCTCCGTCCGGAGACCCGGGTCCGCTCGGCCTTGGATCAGCTGCGCCTCCAGGCTCCCAAGAAGGAAACCATCTACTATGCCTATGTGGTCGACGACGCCCGCCGACTGGTGGGCATCGTCTCGCTCCGGGACCTCATTATGGCCCGGCCGGAAAACCTGGTGGGCGACATCATGCACACGAACGTGATCGCCGTCCGCGTGGATATGGACATCGAAGAGGTGGCCAAGGAAATGGTTCGCTACGACTTTCTGGCCATGCCCGTTGTGGACGGCGACAACCGCCTGGTGGGCATCATCACCTACGACGACATCTTCGACGTCATGACCGAAGAAGCCACCGAGGACATGTATTTTCTCGCCAACCTGGACACGGACGAAAAAGTGTCTTCGCCGCTTCGCCGTTCCGTGGTGTTGCGGGTTCCATGGCTCATGGTGAACCTCGCCACCGCCCTGGTGGTCTCCTACACGGTTCACGTTTTCTCGGATACGATTCAGCAGTTTGTAGTTCTCGCCAGCCTCATGCCCATCGTCGCCATGCTGGGCGGAAACGCCGGAAACCAGTCACTCACGGTGGTCGTTCGGGCCCTTGCCCTGGGTGAAATGCAGCTCAAGGGCAACTGGCGGATTGTTCTGAAGGAGGCAGGGGTAGGGTTTTGCAACGGGTTGGCCGTCGGATTGGTGATGGGGGGGATCGCCTACCTGTGGCACCGGAATCTCTGGCTTGCGACCATCATCTGCATGGCCATGACCATCAACCTGGTGGTCGCCGGGCTCTTCGGTGCCATGGTGCCCATCACGCTCCGGAAATTGAACCTTGATCCGGCACTGGGGTCGAGCATTTTTGTGACGACGGCAACAGATGTAGGCGGTTTTTGTGCCTTCCTGGGATTGGCGAGCCTTTTTATCCATCAACTGCTCAGCCCGTGA
- a CDS encoding 4Fe-4S dicluster-binding protein, whose product MDANEVIYEQLADHLDRLPAGFPRTESGVEIRILKRLFSPEEAQLARQLSLKPESPQEIAARTGGDPRELADKLYDLSRKGLILRLRKGEQVRYMAAQFIVGIWEYHVNDLDPDLIRDMNEYIPHFFDASMKLGTPQLRTIPAARALTPEQRIMPYEEARRLIHEQNRIVVAPCICRKEHRIMGKGCDRPLETCLVFGSAADFYEENGLGRPIGREEALHILDLAEDTGLVLQPTNAQKVVNICACCGCCCQILKNLKRLPQPARYAASNYFASVEAEDCSGCGTCLDRCQMDAIVMGEDGTAAIEQDRCIGCGLCVTTCPEEAIRLELKPEEDRKVPPAHPFETFQRIAQERMERFRQIHT is encoded by the coding sequence ATGGACGCAAACGAAGTGATTTACGAACAGCTTGCCGATCACCTGGATCGCCTTCCAGCGGGATTCCCGCGGACGGAGTCCGGCGTGGAGATACGGATTCTCAAGCGGCTTTTTTCGCCGGAAGAGGCGCAACTCGCTCGGCAACTCAGCCTGAAACCCGAGTCCCCTCAGGAAATCGCAGCCCGCACCGGAGGCGATCCCCGGGAGCTTGCGGATAAGCTCTACGACCTGTCCCGAAAAGGACTGATCCTCAGGTTGCGCAAAGGCGAACAAGTCCGCTACATGGCCGCCCAGTTCATCGTCGGCATCTGGGAATACCACGTGAACGACCTGGATCCCGATCTCATCCGCGACATGAACGAATACATCCCGCACTTCTTCGACGCATCCATGAAGCTTGGGACCCCCCAGCTGCGAACCATCCCGGCGGCCAGGGCGCTCACCCCTGAACAGCGGATCATGCCCTACGAAGAAGCCCGCCGCCTCATTCATGAGCAGAACCGCATCGTGGTCGCTCCCTGCATCTGTCGCAAAGAACACCGGATCATGGGAAAGGGTTGCGACAGGCCCCTGGAAACCTGCCTCGTCTTCGGCTCGGCCGCGGACTTCTATGAGGAAAACGGCCTGGGGCGCCCCATCGGCCGCGAAGAAGCCCTCCACATTCTGGATCTGGCGGAAGACACGGGACTGGTCCTCCAACCCACCAACGCCCAAAAAGTCGTGAACATCTGCGCCTGCTGCGGCTGCTGCTGCCAGATTCTCAAGAACCTCAAGCGGCTCCCCCAACCGGCACGCTATGCCGCCTCCAACTACTTCGCCTCCGTCGAAGCCGAAGACTGCTCGGGCTGCGGAACCTGCCTGGACCGCTGCCAGATGGACGCCATTGTCATGGGTGAAGACGGCACAGCCGCCATCGAACAGGACCGATGCATCGGGTGCGGGCTTTGCGTCACGACCTGCCCCGAGGAGGCCATCCGTCTGGAACTGAAACCAGAAGAAGACCGGAAGGTTCCCCCCGCACATCCGTTCGAAACCTTCCAGCGGATCGCGCAAGAGCGGATGGAGCGCTTCAGGCAGATTCATACCTGA